The Dioscorea cayenensis subsp. rotundata cultivar TDr96_F1 chromosome 11, TDr96_F1_v2_PseudoChromosome.rev07_lg8_w22 25.fasta, whole genome shotgun sequence genomic interval ataaaacataaataaatataaagaagttgcaaaatattttttaaaacaacaaaaaatttaaaataatttataataataactttgttataaacaaatatttttaatggatgtctactgtagcaatttcactgtattAGCCGGtattactatagcaatttcactgtagcagccgcacatgtggtactgtagcagccacCGGTACTGTTACTATTCTACTAACCAGGTTATTTTGGACCGTCAGATCAAATCGATCCTGgtcgttcattcaactcttgtaaccctataaataccccttcATTTTGTGTACTTTGTAATATAGAAAAGAGAtagagagaagagaaggaaaagagagaaataaaagaagaaagaaaaagaagaagttaattcttcagggtttttgggtttttgataaatactttggctctctattcttatcactatctttacatttataacatatattcttaacacgttatcagcacgaatttgctcatatgattttaattttctttgactcatctaatatatatgttatatatgtggaatccatttctaacactGAATGCAGGAAGGATCGACAGGTAATATAATATTAGCAAACCATATATTTTATTCAGTCAACAATACATaagattttcttagaagcatacataaaaaacatacaatactAAAGCCACTAAGACTAATATTGCaagtacttttaaaataaacaagaaaaacaataatgttattattacaatgaggttttccatcaaatccaaattatcAAGCATCATCTTTTCCTAAGTTTTCACGGCGACCCTCCCTCCGATCCCGGCGATCGTTGACAAAACCAGGTAAAAATCTGCCgggccctttttctcttctccgtcGCCCTTCTTTCTACTCCGCCAGCCCCTTCAAGTTTCTCCGTCGGCGACTCGGCCGGCTTTTCTCCATCAGCCCTCTACTTTCTTCTCAGCCCTATTTTTACTTCTTATTCccttttaatttataatcactttcaaacaaattttaattcccaatgCTGCAATAATTGCATCGTATAAACAGTAccgtatacatgaatagtaccgTATATATGAATAGTGTCgtagcatttgcaaggttattggcacaaattatcaggcttaaagcacaatttccagattatcccataaagacaattcgtcttgataatcgtcggtgaattttcatcaaaaatcattttatgattatcgTATGGCGAGTTGGAATACATATTGAGCATCCAGAGAGCTCATGTGCATACCCAAAATGGATCTGGgcgagtcattaattaaaagactcagATTATTGCCCGATCCAATGTTATTAAGGGACTGAAACTACTTACAAGTGCGTGagggtcatgctattttgcatgtCTGCAGTTTTTAATACGGATCCCGACCCAtcgcatgtaattcatattcaccacaccaacttgttatgggtaaagagccccgatatttcatatataagaatatttggttgtgcaaaGTATATGTGCCAATCCACCACCAAATCGatacaaaaatgggtccacaacacggacttggtatatatgttggttatgattccccttcaattatacgatatttagaaccattaacgtGGGGATGTATTTATCGCAAGATTTGCAGTTGTCATTTTTGATGAAGCTGTCTTCCCTACATtagggggagaaatgattactcaaaatgagccaaaagaaattgattggaatgcatcacgattacaaacatatgatcctcgtaccaatgaatgtgaacttgaagttcaaaggatcattaaattgcaaaatattgcaaatgaaatacctgatccattcactgatactaaaatggtaactaaatcatatataccagctgtcaatgctcctgcaagaattgagattcctaagaatccattgaaagaaaatcaagtagaaaataaaccacgacaaaaacgtgtaagaccaattggtgccaaagattcagctcctagaaaaaggaagcagaaagataaagataaagatctcccatgtgaaaagggagaggaaattataaaaccctcagaacaagttaatgaagaaccaatgggggatgatatttctgaaaatgttgaaaattcaatttgctatgtagatgatggtcaaagattgaatcggcatgagaccgaaataaatgatatattcatctacaatgtggctacgagatatagaaataaatctcGATAATGATCCGAGCCACAATCcattgaagaatgtcgacaaagaaatgattggccaaaatggaaagaagctatccaggctgagctaaattccctatcaaaacgtgaggtgtttgggccgatagtgccaacaccagaagggataaaaccagtcggttataaatgggtgtttgtgagaaaaagaaatgaaaaataatcaaattatgagatacaaagcaagactggttgctcaaggtttttttctcaaatgcccggtattgattatgaagagacatactctcccgtaatggatggaattactttttcgatttttttaattgccatggcaaagtaagtaataaattagatatgcagattgatggatgttgtcacaaaGATATccgtatggattacttgaaaaatgacatatatatgaaaaatccacgaaggatatagaaaaacaaacattacaaataatcatcatttatactctattaaattacggagatctctttatgggttaaaaacaatccggacggatgtggtataaccgtctcgatgaatatcttataaaataagggtaccaaaatgataatatatgtccatgtgtgtttattaaaaagttatactaacggtttttgttgtgatagcgatgatatgtggatgatttaaatcttgtaggcactccttcCGAAATTGCAGAATCGCAGAGTCATATCTcgagaaaaagaatttgaaatgaaagatttgggaaagaccaaattcgtctaggtatacaaatcgagcacttatcctcgggaatatttgtgcatcaatcaaccctATACTGGAAAAAGGTCTttgaagagattcaatatggagaaaGCTTATCCACTGAGTACACCAATGGTCGTCCGAACTCTTAATGTTcagaaagatccatttcgcccaccggaagaaggagagatcattcttggtccagaaactccatatttaaatgcaatcggtgcattaatgtaccttCGCAAAATAATACCGGACCGAGATATAGCTTTTTGCAagaaatcttctagcaagatactGCTTCTACACCGACACGAAGACACTAGAAAGGAgtaaaagatgtgctacgttatttacgaggaactacagatctgggtttattctatcgacatgagtcttcatccaacctcacagGTTTTGTTGATCTCTGGGTATCCGTTTGATCCTCACAAAGGGCGATCTCGGATCGGATACATGTTTTTCTTACTAATGGTACAGActatctcatggcgttccacaaaaacaaactcttacgACTACTTCATTAAATCATGTctgaaattctagctctccatgaagcaagtcgtgaatgtcaatggttacgatctatgattgggcatatacTGATCATCCTCAGAAATCACCATCGagtaacaacaaatgctacgagtaatttatgaagaaaagcagtgcttgtatttctcaaatacaaggaggttatattaaaagGTGACGTAATcgaaacatatatcaccaaaaatttttttctacactcatgatctccggaaaagaaggcgttatagaagttcaaaagatttaaTCCAGGTGAGAATCAAgtcgatctattcacaaaaatcacttcctaagtgcattcaccaaagacttatatacaaaatctggatgagaagacttaaggatgtaagtacttctgatataagttaaaagttatttatttgagggggagactgtactctttttcccttcgccaaggtttttgtcccaatgggtttttttccgaggcaaggtttttaatgaggcagtaaCCCTCAAATGTaccaaggatagtgtactctttttccttagctaggtttttatcccactgggtttttcctaacaaggttttaacgaggcatatcctttggtcgtacgcatccaagggggagtgttataaacaaatatttttaatggatgcatACTgaagcaatttactgtagcagccgGCATTACTATAGCAACTGCTAGATATTACTGTAGCAGCCACAcatgtggtactgtagcagccgccgatactgttactattccaccaatTAGGgcattttggaccgtcggatcaaatcgatcctggtcgttcattcaactcttgtaaccctataaataccccctcattttgtatactttgtaaTATAGAAAAGATAtagaaaagagataaagagaagagaaggaaaagagagaaataaaagaagaatgaaaaagaagaagttaattcttcagggtttttgggtttttggtaaatactttggctctctattcttatcactatctttacatttataacatatattcttaacaaacttaaaattttttaagacatatcaaaataattttaaaaaggataaaaaagctacatttttaatttatttatctatcaaattaaattattagcacatcTTTTTCAGTgcaacaaaatgtatatatcaaatagtatttttattttaaattgaagttatcatcaatttatttatttattataattagggttggctctagatttcacTTTGGTCTATAActatagggttattattgtgcttatcatgttgtcattgaaaaaaattacaaatcaaaataatatgatgttaactattattcaaagatattcttttttttactaatatatttttttataaattgatatacataatttaaaaacaattttttgtaattttatttttttattttataaaatgaaacaaaataatctaatatatatatatatataaatatgataaataagagtacgttatttaagagaatttaagagtaaTGCGATATGTAGGGATCTCAGATCTTATGAAAGTTTAAAAAGGcgattaacaaaaataattatttttaaaaaaatatttatgaaaaatttattgtttgataatttgatatttttactaattgatttttttataatttttttaatttattatatagtttcttaatttttttataaattaaatatatatgtaaaatatttttgatccatatcctacatctatctatatataatttttttccaataaatatttaaaagcaaattataaatttccaGTGGTTGGTTTTTCTTATCCGAGTTCAAGATcgtgggttcaaatcccatggcCAACACGTCTGCTAGTATTAAAAAGCAATAACATTAAACCGGGTTTGACCCGGCCCGCCGGGCCCAACCCGGGTTTTGACCCGCCGGGTCACGGGTCAGGAAAACTctaacccgtaaccggcccgtctacAGTATGGGCCGGTTACGGATCATTGAACTGGCCCGCCGGGCCGGTTTTCCGGACGGCCTCTATAAGTGATTACTCTTTTGgacattttattcaaattagtGTTTCCCGTACATTTCCCACTAAAACCAACAGTACAACAAACACATCAAGCTTCAAGAACAGACAACAAACAAGTGTTTGTCTTAAAAAGAGATGAAACAATAAACATTTCAGAGGCTATCAATATCATCCAAAACTGACATGAAGGATGGCTTAAAAGAAGGGGGAACTCTGACATTGGTTGCTTGCTCAAAAGCATAAGCAAGCTCAATCAATGTGGGTTCTGATCCCTTGAGACCAGCAAAGCAAATCCCAAAAGGAACACCATCACTTGCATAGCCTGCAGGAACACTGATCCCAGGATATCCACCAATGCCCAGAACACTAACAATCTTTGCACCTGGTGTCACAATACCATCCAACTTGTTCTCTTTCATAAGTTTCTCAAGTCCTTGCATGGATAACTGATTCATTCTATCAATGGCTCTTTCCTCAACTGGACCAATCCCTTTTGTACTCTCAGccaacaacaagatcgactgTCCAATTTCCTCCATCCTTTCCTGAAAATTCCAAGTTGATAGATAGCATTGCATGGTAAGAAAAATAGAGTGATTTCTGATCggagataaatttttttttttttatgttggttTATTACCTctcttttgtgtttgttgttgaAGTCTATAATGTCAGCCAGAGATCTCACTGGGGAGTAGATCAACTCAGAGAGGTACTCATTCAAAGACTGTTTGAACTCCGCTGGCAACACAAGAAACTCACCATTGTTCATAAAATCAACAACGGTACTAGCATTTGCTATTTCCAAATCATCCACCAAGATTGCTCCTTTTTCCCtttacatcatcatcatcatcattaccatCTAAGTTTTACATGTATATAATGAAGAGTTTTGATACCTTTGTTACCTACCTCAAAGTGGTGAAATGCTGCTCAAATGTCAGCGCTTGTATGGATCCTTCCGGGTATGCATCAAAGAAGCCTTTGCGAAGGATTCCAAGTCTCTTGCCCTCCAGCCCACTAGCTCTGAGAAACTGCAAATACCCACCGGCAGGCACGTACCCAGACGCATCCCTTGTTGCCTCAGCGTCTCTTGGATCATACCCAACGATTGCATCCAGAACATGCACAGCGTCCGAGACCGTCCGGCAAATAGGTCTAACATAACACGGCCCACAAGTGTTTGATAAAAATGTCCAACAAAGATTATTTTAGTCATAAAATGTTTTAGGTTTACCCAATGGTGTCTTGTCTAGAAGAGATGAGAATGACACCGGAGCGGCTGGTGAGGCCAACCGTCGGTTTGATTCCAACCACTGAATTCATGGCCGATGGGCATATGATTGAGCCATCGGTCTCGGTACCCAGTGTCACGGTCGCCAAGTCTGCTGCTGCTGCGATAGCTGAGCCACTGCTGGACGAGCAGGTATCAGCAGTCAGCACATACGGGTTCTGAGAGCAAACAGAGCATGTCCAACTATTAATTACTTTTTGATATTagttagtgtatatatatatatatatatattaactaaatTGACTCCAATGGGAATAGATTTCTATATTTGCATATTAACTAAGTAATCCTCTTGGGGTTGGTATCGTTAGTTTGTACTTGTTCTATTTCCCAGTTTGCTAATAAATAAAGTCATGATTTATCCAcctttattaaaatatatatatatatatatatatatatatataaataatatgtaaaatacAAGGCAGATATTAGAAATAAAGTTGAATTTTGGTTTTAACTAATTTCAAAGGTTTATTGGTTTGTTTCCTCCTTGTGTACTTAGGTGTGGTGATGTTTATTCTCAATaacatgttattgtttaaagactaatattatttttaataaaaatatatgtattaaaattaaattgttgCACGTTATAATAAAGTAGTTGGTATTTTATTCGATACTCAAAGATCCcgaatttaaattctttcttacatttaatattattgtaagATAATTGTTTAGTGATATTATCATCACATATTAAAGTGAGATCCTGATTGAAATGTAGCTAATTCAAATTTAttggtaattattattattattattttgtgttttgaataaaGATTAGCTAATTTCTTCCTAAGACTAGTCCAGAGCGGAGAGTATAAAATGGTGTAAGACTAAGCCAGTTGTATGAAACCAATTGgtaattgttttaatatatatttagaaaaaaaaaaaattttcccaCTACAACTGTAACgaaaatctatttaaaaataaaatagataaactaacACTAAATTATAGATGAAGCAACTAATAAATCTAATTAAACATAAGAAGGTAcccaaataatattaataaaaaacttaaccatttttttaataataaataaataaataaataaataaataaatagggaAGATTCAAGGGACAAGCAATGAATTAGCACTCACCCGGCCTTGCCCGCTACGAGCGCACCAACCATTCGGAGCACGTCTTGATCGAAAGTTAGCCCACTCAGTCAAGCTAGCTTTGCCCAGAATCACAGCCCCACTCTGCCTCAACTTCTCAACAACTCCAGCATCTCGCGGTACTACCGAGCCAAGAAGCGCAAGCGAACCGGCGGTCGTGTTCAGCCGGTCTTTGGTACCAATACTGTCTTTGAGAAGGATTGGAATGCCGTGCAAACCAGAGAGCTGGCGCTGCTGCGCGGTTTGCCTCTCCGAATCGGCGTTATCGGCTTGGTCGAGCGCATCTGGGTTGACCTCGATCACTGCGCGGAGGAGTGGATTGAGGGTCTGGATCCGGTCTAAGTAGTACTGGACTAGCTGGCGAGAGGTTAGCTGATTGTGTTTGTCACGTCCCAGCCCCACAGCCGGGCCCATGGACAGATCGGCCACATCCATTGGGACTGGgtcccactgggtgcaaggcctcagatttgacctggtcagagtcaaccctaacaaacagataaaaatataaaacaaaagcacAAATGGAATACCAGAAACTGAAATACTACAAGTATAGGCTTTAGAAGCCCTACAGAAGTCAAATACACCCCAACAGTTTCCAAAACACGAGATACTGTCGAGTACAAGTCTTACACTCACGTGAAAAAGGATAATACGTAAATACTAATAGAGTAGGCAATACGACTCCCAGACACCCCCCGATCCTAgccttgatcttctcctgcgagaACAGAATTCAcagagtgcatgagccacaagggcccagtaggatcgcagaaaCACAGATAAAGCGGATATTGCAAAATAATAGATCATAAATTATACAGAATGCAGAATATAGAAATAATccaaaatacgaaaaaaatacGCAGAAAACAGTCATATACATCTCCCTggctaataacagaaatcaacagtGCGAGGCTGGATCATCGACTGTGAAGTCGGAACAGAACAGAGTATCAACAGCCGaagccggatcttcgaccgcagtcggggggtagcgctactacagaaaacatgtgcacatggctaggacttactcctcctagtcGGGCGAGCCGAGAATGGAGATGTACAAAAAAACCGCAGAAAAAAATACGGAATACTGGatataaatactaattaaataatgcaaataaataaataaataaataacaagcaaGTAAATGAGTAATTAAAccaaactataaaaattaaggaaataacttaaatatataataatttgtcAGAAGTACGAAATTTGcgggtgcgagagcctacctggctccaAGCTACAGAGTTGGATCCACCCAGTCCCGCGAACTAAGGCTCGCTACCAAAATCTAACCAACAAAAGCTATACTTAGAATTTAGTCTTTGGGTCGGGCCTATCTACAACTAAGGCCCGAAGAAAGAATTTACAATTATTGCAAGATAAGACAAGCACGATCAAATACCTATGTCTATAAATAATAACCCTGATATGCGTAGTTCAAGGGTGGCAATTAAAAATCCCAACtatcaaaaaaaatacaacatatatGACTATGTAAATATTCACATAAATGGGACGATTAATCATGCTTCTAGAAGCCACAAACAAGTGCACGTAACCTACAAAGTGGAAGATAATTAAGCAAATAGAAATTCCGAAAACATGCTTACAAGTGCTTGAAAAACTAGGTTTAGATGACAAGTTAATACCAACAATGGCCTATAACAAAGCACTTAGGGTCTAGAAGGTCTTAGAggattaaataatacaaatcaaAGTCTCATGCAAAACCAACCTCACATAATGACCAGCTTTTAAACACCATTAAAGTTAAATTAAGGACATCCTATCAATGAATAAAGTAACACAAATCCAAACAAACCCCAAGTttagacaaagaaaaaaaattccaaataaacTAAAGCATCAGTCGCTACCATCACAAttaaatacataacaaaaactaataagCTATCAAGATAAGATTACAAGAAGTCAAGATTAAACCAAGGtgtgaataaaatcaagaaCCTCGAATCTAATGGTCTGCACACTCAAAGCTCCAAATTGCAAGCATGAAAAGTCTGTCCTTAAAAATAGCTAAGCAAGGatctaacaacaacaaccaagGTTTACACTCACTTACAACATTAACAAAGCTAAAAACAAGGATTTAGAAGACACGTGAACAAGTAATCCGAGAACTCAACTTAGTTTGCGACTTTAACACCACCACGAGCTTACAACCCTCTACTAAAATTAAGGGGGtttaaaactaacaaaacaataaaaacagtCAAgcttttttaatagaataaaaatcatcaaaaggTTAAGGTCCCATGCCTTACCATTTACACATACAAGATACAAATAAACACATATACTCACAAAGCATGATTATCAAATGAAACCCTCCAAAGTTTAAGCATGTTGCAAAAAAAGATTAACCAAACTcgaacacaaacaacaacagcTAAGCTTCAAGGATGCAAGAACTAAGCTTTTAAGCTTACAAGAATTCCAACAAGATTAGTATTCTTCTAAACAAAAAAAGGTTAGGGTGCAGGCCACAACAAGGCATGGAAGCAACACAACAACCCACAAGAACACTCACAAAACCAAGCATAGAAGGGGATCTAACAAGAAGCTTCAACCACAAACACCCTAGATGCTAACCTCGAAGCTTGATGAAGAGAGAAACGGTGAATCTTCACCTCCTTCGCAGCCGAACTCAAGCAATGCGACTCGAGCTCCTCCTCACGGCTGGCTTCTTCATCCGAAGTTCAAAGGAAGCTTGCCACCTCTTCAGTCCGAACTCAAAGAAAGGTCAGCTAAATagaggaaggaggagaagaagatgaggaagaggaagagtgcCTCTCCCACCAACCATGACAAGACCCGAAGCTTCACGGGAGAAGGAGCCACTGGGTGAGAATCAAGTTTGCAGAGCAACAAAGTGTCGTGAATCCCCATAACTAGTCAAACAGTCAAAGGGAAGTAGGAATGTCTCTGGTCAACCTGGTCAACATGACCAAGGTTGCAAACATTACAATCTCCCCTCCTTAAaaggagtttagtcctctaaactcaccTTACGAGTCGGGGAACAACTCGGGATAACGCTCCCTCAGATCGGCCTCTCGCTCCCAAGTAGCTTCATCACTGGAGTGGTTACTCCATCTGACTTTGATCAATGGAACCACACGATTTCCCACTGTTGCTCTTTTATATGCCGAAACTCCATCGGTTGCTCTTCATACGACAAATTCTTCCCGAAGCTCCACTCGGTTCCCCGCTCGAATGACATGCGATGGGTCCGACGTGATATTTCCTCAACATAGAGATATGGAACACATTGTGAACCTCGCGCTAGGTCCGGTGGTAAGGCCAAGCGATAAGCAACAACTCCAACTCGCCTCCACAATCTCAAAAGGTCCGATGTAACGGGGTTGAGCTTCCCACGCTTTCCAAATCTCACAACACCCTTCATAGGAGATATCCTCAGGAAAACTGAATCGCCAACCTAAAACTCTAGATCTGAGCGGCGCTTGTCTGCATAGCTCTTCTCGCCGGGCCTCGAGCGTCTTTCAATCGCTCCCCTAATTAGATTCACCTTCTCTTCGCAACTCGTAACATCTCTGGACCCAACAACTTCCGCTCTCCCACATCACTCCAACACACCAGAGATCGACACTTCCGCCCATAAAGAGCCTCGTACGGTGCCATCTGAATACTCGCCTGGAAACTGTTATTATAAGCAAACTCCGCCAAAGACAAATAGCGATCCCAAGAATCAGAAAAGTCAAGGGCACATGCCCGAAGCATGTCCTCCAGAATCTGAATAGTCCTCTCGGGATCGCCATCCGTCTGCGTGGATGAAATGTCAGATCGAATGTCAACTCGGTACCCGAGTCGATCGAGACTTCTCCAGAACCTTGAAATGAACCTCGAATCACGATCGGATGTGATCGACACAGGAATGCCATGCAGCCGCACAATCTCCCCAAGGTACAACTCAGCTAGTTTCTCAAGACCCAAACCAGGTTTTAGAGGCAGAAAGTGTGCTGACTTGGTTAGGCGATCCACAATCACCCACACAGACTCATGCTTCCGCCGAGTACGGGGCAACCCAGTCACAAAATCCATCGTGATGTGCTCCCACTTCCACTCTGGTATCGGTAATCAGTCAAGATAACCGGGCTGGTCTCTCGATGTCTCGCCTTTACCTGCCGACAGTAAGACAAATGGGCGACTTTAAAGTAGCTATTTCTCGCTCATGTTGTTCCACCAAGAATGTTCCTTAAGTCCTCTCGTACATCTTCGCACCTCCGTGGATGGATCGTGTAGCTCGAGTAATGGGCCTCCTCAATATCTCTCTTTAAGCTAGGATCATCTGCACGCAAAACTCGGTCTCCAAATCTGATGGTACCATCCTCATGCACTCGGAACTGAGATATCTCTCCTTCTTGAAGTTTAGCACAGATTTCTTGCAATTTGGGGTCCTCCATCTGAGTCTCTTTGATCCTCTGCAGCAAATTCGGTCGGATGTGCATGTTGGCCAGACTAACCCCAGAGTTTGGCGTGACAACCTCCAACTCGAACCTTCTCATCTCTTCCAGAAGTGGTTTCGCTCACCAACCACTGGGCGGTTCCATAATTATGTCTCCTGCTCAGTGCATCAGCCACTACATTGGCTTTGCCTGGATGATAGTGAACACTAAGGTCATAGTCCTTGATCAGCTCCAACCACCGCCTTTGCCTCATGTTCAGCTCTTTCTGAGTGAAGATGTACTTTAGACTCTTATGGTCTGTGTACACTTCACAAGACTCTCCGTACAGGAAATGCCTCCAGATCTTCAGCGCAAAAACAACTGCTGCCAACTCTAGATCATGAGTGGGGTAATTCTCCTCATGGGGCTTCAACTGCCTTGAAGCATAGGCAATAACTCGACCATTCTGCATCAGAACACACCCCAAGCCTGTCTTACAAGCATCACTGTAGATCACATATCCACAACCACTTTCTAGCAAGGCAAGGATTGGTGCAGATACGAGCCTACGCTTCAACTCCATGAAACACTGCTCGCAAGCTTCAGTCCAAGTAAAACGGGTACCCTTTCTGGTCAGTCTCGTCAAAGGTGCTGCTAGACGAGAAAAGTCCTGCACAAACCTCCGATAGTAGCCAGCTAAACCGAGAAAACTCCGAATCTCCCTGACCGTGCTCGG includes:
- the LOC120272465 gene encoding probable amidase At4g34880 isoform X1, which produces MPSSLSTPQTLLLLPLLFSIISISISISISITHAFDFKYSTIDQIQQAFQHNQLTSRQLVQYYLDRIQTLNPLLRAVIEVNPDALDQADNADSERQTAQQRQLSGLHGIPILLKDSIGTKDRLNTTAGSLALLGSVVPRDAGVVEKLRQSGAVILGKASLTEWANFRSRRAPNGWCARSGQGRNPYVLTADTCSSSSGSAIAAAADLATVTLGTETDGSIICPSAMNSVVGIKPTVGLTSRSGVILISSRQDTIGPICRTVSDAVHVLDAIVGYDPRDAEATRDASGYVPAGGYLQFLRASGLEGKRLGILRKGFFDAYPEGSIQALTFEQHFTTLREKGAILVDDLEIANASTVVDFMNNGEFLVLPAEFKQSLNEYLSELIYSPVRSLADIIDFNNKHKREERMEEIGQSILLLAESTKGIGPVEERAIDRMNQLSMQGLEKLMKENKLDGIVTPGAKIVSVLGIGGYPGISVPAGYASDGVPFGICFAGLKGSEPTLIELAYAFEQATNVRVPPSFKPSFMSVLDDIDSL
- the LOC120272465 gene encoding probable amidase At4g34880 isoform X2, whose translation is MDVADLSMGPAVGLGRDKHNQLTSRQLVQYYLDRIQTLNPLLRAVIEVNPDALDQADNADSERQTAQQRQLSGLHGIPILLKDSIGTKDRLNTTAGSLALLGSVVPRDAGVVEKLRQSGAVILGKASLTEWANFRSRRAPNGWCARSGQGRNPYVLTADTCSSSSGSAIAAAADLATVTLGTETDGSIICPSAMNSVVGIKPTVGLTSRSGVILISSRQDTIGPICRTVSDAVHVLDAIVGYDPRDAEATRDASGYVPAGGYLQFLRASGLEGKRLGILRKGFFDAYPEGSIQALTFEQHFTTLREKGAILVDDLEIANASTVVDFMNNGEFLVLPAEFKQSLNEYLSELIYSPVRSLADIIDFNNKHKREERMEEIGQSILLLAESTKGIGPVEERAIDRMNQLSMQGLEKLMKENKLDGIVTPGAKIVSVLGIGGYPGISVPAGYASDGVPFGICFAGLKGSEPTLIELAYAFEQATNVRVPPSFKPSFMSVLDDIDSL